The Synechococcales cyanobacterium CNB genome includes a window with the following:
- a CDS encoding prepilin-type N-terminal cleavage/methylation domain-containing protein, with product MGSGRAAAGLVRSGFSLLEIMLVLVLIGLLTAGVAVSLSGTGTRAKIRITETRMASIKSALQQYHMEYSAFPPTLETLQTIRPPMLDENTKITDGWDRAFFYGTPGMNARDYDLISYGPDGQPRTDDDINIWNIKR from the coding sequence ATGGGGTCTGGGCGTGCGGCCGCTGGACTGGTTCGGAGCGGGTTCTCGCTCCTCGAAATCATGCTCGTGCTCGTGCTGATCGGTCTGCTCACGGCAGGCGTCGCCGTCAGCCTCAGCGGTACGGGCACCCGCGCCAAAATCCGCATCACGGAGACGCGCATGGCGTCGATCAAGAGCGCGCTCCAGCAGTACCACATGGAGTACAGCGCGTTCCCGCCGACGCTCGAAACCCTGCAGACCATCCGCCCGCCGATGCTCGACGAGAACACCAAGATCACCGACGGCTGGGACCGGGCGTTCTTCTACGGCACGCCGGGCATGAACGCCCGCGATTACGACCTCATTTCCTACGGGCCGGACGGCCAGCCCCGCACCGACGACGACATCAACATCTGGAACATCAAGCGGTGA
- a CDS encoding type II secretion system F family protein — MSRAGSPSSFLFLAATPKGGRTLGMRQARSERALAEGLRRDRLVLLRTWRLPAWVGAREGTLALKDQAELNTQLALLLKRGVPLVEALEVTASVVTTRTKPLVQRLRDEVAGGASFSDACRRARAFDTVTIAVYQAAERTGDLAGAAGQLSRTARRQVALRGKALTLMLYPAIVLAISILVVGLMLILVVPSIGNALLQMTDDLPGYTKLIMAISAFARANAPIVLAVVGALLILLLLARRQVGAALARAMRKLPGVRTVALTQESARFFAVMAAMTRSGVPLADSLGVATEAIAHPVMRRQLRTLRTRLIEGGVLRTLIDGVETLPLATRRLLMAAERAGDLETAFDTLADDLADETERRSTRLLSVLQPALIVAMFVIIGSILMAVMLPLLTLPSKVI; from the coding sequence GTGTCCCGCGCCGGCAGCCCGAGTTCGTTCCTCTTCCTGGCCGCCACACCGAAGGGCGGCCGAACCCTGGGCATGCGCCAGGCTCGCTCCGAGCGTGCCCTCGCTGAGGGACTCCGCCGCGATCGCCTCGTCCTCCTCCGAACCTGGCGGCTTCCCGCCTGGGTCGGAGCGCGCGAAGGCACCCTTGCCCTCAAGGATCAGGCCGAACTCAACACCCAGCTCGCCCTTCTCCTCAAGCGCGGCGTTCCGCTCGTCGAGGCGCTCGAAGTGACGGCCTCGGTTGTCACCACCCGCACCAAGCCCCTCGTCCAACGCCTCCGCGACGAGGTCGCCGGCGGCGCATCCTTCTCGGATGCCTGCCGACGCGCACGCGCCTTCGACACCGTCACCATCGCTGTCTACCAGGCCGCCGAGCGCACCGGCGACCTCGCCGGCGCGGCGGGGCAACTCTCCCGCACCGCCCGCCGCCAGGTCGCCCTTCGCGGCAAGGCGCTCACGCTGATGCTCTACCCCGCGATCGTCCTCGCCATCAGCATCCTCGTCGTCGGTCTCATGCTCATCCTCGTCGTCCCCAGCATCGGCAACGCGCTCCTCCAGATGACGGACGACCTTCCCGGCTACACCAAACTCATCATGGCGATCAGCGCATTCGCACGCGCCAACGCGCCCATCGTGCTCGCTGTCGTCGGCGCGCTCCTCATCCTGCTGCTCCTCGCGCGCCGCCAGGTCGGGGCGGCCCTCGCCCGCGCCATGCGGAAACTCCCCGGCGTGCGCACCGTCGCGCTCACGCAGGAGTCCGCCCGTTTCTTCGCCGTCATGGCGGCCATGACCCGTTCCGGAGTTCCCCTCGCCGACTCGCTCGGCGTCGCCACCGAGGCGATCGCTCACCCCGTCATGCGCCGGCAGCTCCGCACCCTGCGCACACGCCTCATCGAGGGTGGCGTCCTCCGCACGCTCATCGACGGCGTGGAGACGCTCCCGCTGGCGACACGCCGCCTCCTCATGGCGGCAGAACGCGCGGGCGACCTCGAAACCGCTTTCGACACCCTCGCCGACGACCTCGCCGACGAGACCGAACGCCGCTCCACGCGCCTGCTCTCCGTCCTTCAGCCCGCGCTCATCGTGGCGATGTTCGTCATCATCGGCTCGATCCTCATGGCCGTGATGCTCCCGCTCCTCACCCTGCCATCCAAGGTCATCTGA
- a CDS encoding L-threonine 3-dehydrogenase, whose protein sequence is MRALIKHHAGEGLAFDADRARPEPGPRDVLIRVRRAGICGTDRHIWQWDEWAAGRIPVGIVTGHEFVGTIERVGSAVTRWKPGLRVSAEGHVTAGLDFNSRTGNAHIASDTRIIGIDRDGCFADYVVVPEENVWPVHRDIPDRVAAVFDPLGNAVHTVMEAGVSAKTVLISGVGIIGLMAVTVARAAGASRIFCTDVNPPRLELAKKLGAVEAFDARDNGWIAEVRRACRGEGVDVLLEMSGADAAFDQGFRALRNGGTAALLGLPAKAVTFNFNEHIIFKGCKVLGINGRKMWETWYQMEELVLSGRLELDDILTHEFPIEDYRTAFETFLSGEGIKVELTIND, encoded by the coding sequence ATGCGCGCTCTCATCAAGCACCACGCCGGCGAGGGACTCGCCTTTGACGCCGATCGCGCCCGCCCGGAGCCTGGGCCGCGCGACGTGCTGATCCGGGTTCGGCGGGCGGGGATCTGCGGGACGGACAGGCACATCTGGCAATGGGATGAATGGGCGGCCGGGCGCATCCCGGTGGGCATCGTCACGGGGCACGAGTTCGTGGGGACGATCGAGCGTGTCGGCTCGGCGGTGACGCGGTGGAAGCCGGGGCTGCGCGTGAGCGCGGAAGGGCACGTGACAGCGGGCCTGGACTTCAACTCTCGCACGGGCAACGCGCACATCGCCAGCGACACGCGCATCATCGGGATCGACCGCGACGGGTGCTTCGCGGACTACGTGGTCGTGCCGGAGGAGAACGTGTGGCCGGTGCACCGGGACATCCCGGACCGCGTCGCGGCGGTCTTCGACCCGCTCGGAAACGCGGTGCACACGGTGATGGAAGCGGGCGTGAGCGCAAAGACCGTGCTCATCTCCGGCGTGGGGATCATCGGGTTGATGGCGGTGACGGTGGCGAGGGCGGCGGGCGCGAGCCGCATCTTCTGCACCGACGTGAACCCACCCCGGCTTGAACTGGCGAAGAAACTGGGAGCGGTCGAGGCGTTCGACGCACGCGACAACGGATGGATCGCGGAGGTGCGCCGGGCCTGCCGGGGCGAGGGCGTGGACGTGCTGCTGGAGATGTCCGGCGCGGACGCGGCGTTCGACCAGGGGTTCCGCGCGCTGCGGAACGGCGGGACGGCCGCGCTGCTGGGACTGCCCGCGAAGGCGGTGACGTTCAACTTCAACGAGCACATCATCTTCAAGGGGTGCAAGGTGCTCGGGATCAACGGTCGGAAGATGTGGGAGACGTGGTACCAGATGGAGGAACTGGTGCTGTCGGGTCGCCTGGAACTGGACGACATCCTCACCCACGAGTTCCCGATCGAGGACTACCGCACGGCGTTCGAGACTTTCCTCTCGGGCGAGGGGATCAAGGTCGAGTTGACGATCAACGACTGA